A section of the Salarchaeum sp. JOR-1 genome encodes:
- a CDS encoding winged helix-turn-helix domain-containing protein, protein MCEDERVVLSLLDDEYAREILKETSTEALSAKALTERCDASPPTIYRRLDSLQEQNLVAERQRIASDGNHHAVYSATFERAVVELESGDLAVDVFVRDDPADQFTHLFEELR, encoded by the coding sequence ATGTGTGAGGACGAACGCGTCGTGCTGTCCCTCCTCGACGACGAGTACGCTCGCGAGATCCTCAAGGAAACCAGCACCGAGGCGCTGTCCGCAAAGGCGCTGACCGAACGCTGCGACGCCTCCCCGCCGACCATCTACCGCCGCCTCGACAGCCTCCAGGAACAGAACCTGGTCGCCGAACGTCAGCGAATCGCGTCTGACGGCAATCACCACGCGGTGTATTCGGCAACGTTCGAGCGCGCGGTGGTCGAACTCGAATCGGGCGACCTCGCCGTGGACGTGTTCGTTCGCGACGACCCCGCCGACCAGTTCACGCACCTTTTCGAGGAACTCCGATGA